The Chanos chanos chromosome 16, fChaCha1.1, whole genome shotgun sequence genome has a window encoding:
- the gjc1 gene encoding gap junction gamma-1 protein, which produces MSWSFLTRLLEEIQNHSTSVGKLWLTTLVVFRIVLTAVGGESIYYDEQSKFVCNSGQPGCENVCYDAFAPLSHVRFWVFQIILSAMPSLLYMGYAANRISRLEDGRGGGVGVGVAASRTVGGYTQRRPRKMYFGARQHRPGHEEGEEEREDDPMIYEVPEIDTTRRELVPPRPKPKVRHDGRRRIRDDGLMRVYVLQLVTRCALEASFLAGQYLLYGFHVEPVFVCSDKPCPHNVDCFVSRPTEKTIFLRIMYGVSCLCLFLNLWEMIHLAVGTVRDVIRRRQATPSDDEYQLGLLGAGGVSVGVGGAGTLSEGEAAGGGVGDGVREADYVGYPFSWNAPSAPPGYNIVVKPEAMPYTDLSNTKMACKQNRANIAQEEQQQYGSNEENYPLGGEARPPPINKDVSQLEAAIQAYTQHHQANHLHDDLHDNQNNNDDDKPQSNITPVIQKERKHRPKHVKTGSAASSSSSKSGEGKPSVWI; this is translated from the coding sequence ATGAGCTGGAGCTTCCTGACGCGTTTGCTGGAGGAGATCCAGAACCACTCCACGTCCGTGGGGAAACTCTGGCTCACCACTCTTGTGGTCTTCCGTATCGTCCTCACCGCCGTCGGCGGCGAGTCCATCTACTACGACGAGCAGAGCAAGTTCGTGTGTAACTCGGGGCAGCCGGGCTGCGAGAACGTGTGTTACGACGCCTTCGCTCCGCTTTCCCACGTCCGCTTCTGGGTCTTCCAGATCATCCTGTCCGCTATGCCCTCTCTGCTTTACATGGGCTACGCGGCCAATCGGATCTCTCGGCTTGAGGACGGGCGCGGCGGGGGCGTGGGCGTGGGCGTGGCGGCGTCCAGGACGGTGGGAGGGTACACGCAGCGACGGCCGCGGAAGATGTATTTCGGGGCGCGGCAGCACCGTCCGGGTCACGAGGAGGGCGAGGAAGAGCGCGAAGACGACCCCATGATCTACGAGGTTCCCGAAATCGACACCACGCGGCGGGAGCTGGTGCCGCCGAGGCCGAAGCCCAAGGTGCGTCACGACGGGCGTCGGCGTATCCGTGACGACGGTCTGATGCGGGTTTACGTGCTGCAGCTGGTCACCCGCTGCGCGCTGGAGGCGAGTTTCCTGGCGGGACAGTACCTGCTCTACGGGTTCCACGTGGAGCCCGTCTTCGTGTGCTCGGACAAGCCCTGCCCCCACAACGTGGACTGTTTCGTCTCCCGCCCCACGGAGAAGACCATCTTCCTGAGGATCATGTACGGCGTCAGCTGCCTCTGCCTCTTCCTCAACCTGTGGGAGATGATCCACCTGGCCGTGGGCACCGTCAGGGACGTCATTAGGCGGAGACAGGCCACGCCCTCCGACGACGAGTACCAGCTCGGCCTGCTGGGCGCCGGGGGCGTGTCGGTGGGAGTGGGCGGAGCCGGGACGCTGAGCGAGGGGGAGGCGGCGGGCGGCGGGGTCGGGGACGGGGTCAGGGAGGCGGACTACGTCGGGTACCCGTTCTCCTGGAACGCGCCGTCGGCCCCGCCCGGATACAACATCGTGGTGAAACCGGAGGCCATGCCTTACACGGACCTGAGCAACACCAAGATGGCGTGCAAACAGAACCGGGCCAACATCGCCCAGGAGGAACAGCAGCAGTACGGCTCCAACGAGGAAAACTACCCCCTGGGGGGCGAGGCCAGACCCCCGCCAATCAACAAGGACGTCAGTCAGCTGGAGGCAGCCATTCAGGCTTACACGCAGCATCACCAGGCCAACCATCTCCACGACGACCTCCACGACAACCAGAACAACAACGACGATGACAAGCCGCAAAGCAACATCACCCCGGTGATCCAGAAGGAACGAAAACACCGCCCCAAACACGTCAAAACGGGCAGCGCTgcaagcagcagcagcagcaagtcAGGAGAGGGCAAACCATCCGTCTGGATTTaa